A single region of the Glycine max cultivar Williams 82 chromosome 20, Glycine_max_v4.0, whole genome shotgun sequence genome encodes:
- the LOC100786003 gene encoding hydroxyproline O-arabinosyltransferase PLENTY isoform X1, translated as MIVRKNKPSARSLLMLFVMVLAFLFVTYNLVFIIKHHMGGTWVAEELRFLDPVISMPGKVMALANSNSKFHVAVTATDAAYSQWQCRIMYYWYKKVKDMPGSDMGKFTRIVHSGRQDQLMDEIPTFVVDPLPEGLDRGYVVMNRPWAFVQWLEKADIEEEYILMAEPDHIFVNPLPNLTNGNQPAGYPFFYIKPVKHEKILRKFYPKANGPITAIDPIGNSPVIIQKSLLEEIAPTWVNISLQMKDDPATDETFGWVLEMYAYAVASALHGVRHILHDNFMLQPPWDFDVENNFIIHYTYACDYNLKGELTYGKIGEWRFNKRFYLSGPPPKNLSLPPPGVPESVVQLVKMINEATANIPKWDSLNRS; from the exons ATGATTGTGAGGAAAAACAAGCCAAGTGCAAGGTCACTACTTATGCTTTTTGTTATGGTTCTTGCTTTTCTCTTTGTCACTTATAATTTGGTGTTTATAATCAAACACCATATGGGTGGAACTTGGGTAGCAGAAGAGTTGAGGTTTCTTGATCCTGTGATCAGCATGCCTGGAAAGGTGATGGCATTAGCAAattccaattcaaaatttcatgtTGCAGTGACCGCAACCGATGCGGCTTACAGCCAATGGCAATGCCGGATTATGTACTATTGGTATAAGAAGGTTAAAGATATGCCTGGATCAGACATGGGAAAGTTCACCAGAATAGTGCACTCAGGAAGGCAAGATCAGTTGATGGATGAGATTCCTACTTTTGTGGTTGATCCACTTCCTGAAGGCTTGGATAGG GGTTATGTTGTCATGAATAGACCATGGGCTTTTGTTCAGTGGCTGGAGAAAGCAGACATTGAGGAAGA ATATATTTTGATGGCAGAACCTGACCACATATTTGTAAATCCTTTGCCAAATTTGACTAATGGAAACCAACCAGCAGGGTATCCATTTTTCTATATAAAACCAgttaaacatgaaaaaatacTTAGGAAATTCTACCCTAAGGCGAATGGTCCTATTACTGCTATTGATCCCATTGGCAATTCTCCTGTAATCATTCAGAAG TCCTTGCTAGAGGAAATAGCTCCCACATGGGTGAATATTTCCTTGCAAATGAAAGATGATCCGGCAACTGACGAAACTTTTGGATGGGTACTTGAAAT GTATGCGTACGCTGTGGCATCAGCTTTGCACGGTGTACGGCATATTCTTCATGATAACTTCATGCTCCAG CCACCTTGGGACTTTGATGTTGAGAACAATTTTATAATCCATTATACTTATGCATGTGACTACAATTTAAAG GGGGAACTAACATATGGGAAGATTGGAGAATGGCGTTTTAACAAGAGATTTTATCTATCAGGTCCTCCACCCAAAAACCTTTCCTTACCCCCTCCTGGAGTTCCTGAAAGTGTG GTGCAGCTTGTAAAGATGATCAATGAGGCTACTGCTAACATACCTAAATGGGATTCTTTAAATAGAAgctaa
- the LOC100786003 gene encoding hydroxyproline O-arabinosyltransferase PLENTY isoform X2 produces the protein MIVRKNKPSARSLLMLFVMVLAFLFVTYNLVFIIKHHMGGTWVAEELRFLDPVISMPGKVMALANSNSKFHVAVTATDAAYSQWQCRIMYYWYKKVKDMPGSDMGKFTRIVHSGRQDQLMDEIPTFVVDPLPEGLDRGYVVMNRPWAFVQWLEKADIEEEYILMAEPDHIFVNPLPNLTNGNQPAGYPFFYIKPVKHEKILRKFYPKANGPITAIDPIGNSPVIIQKSLLEEIAPTWVNISLQMKDDPATDETFGWVLEMYAYAVASALHGVRHILHDNFMLQPPWDFDVENNFIIHYTYACDYNLKGLACLSLLVA, from the exons ATGATTGTGAGGAAAAACAAGCCAAGTGCAAGGTCACTACTTATGCTTTTTGTTATGGTTCTTGCTTTTCTCTTTGTCACTTATAATTTGGTGTTTATAATCAAACACCATATGGGTGGAACTTGGGTAGCAGAAGAGTTGAGGTTTCTTGATCCTGTGATCAGCATGCCTGGAAAGGTGATGGCATTAGCAAattccaattcaaaatttcatgtTGCAGTGACCGCAACCGATGCGGCTTACAGCCAATGGCAATGCCGGATTATGTACTATTGGTATAAGAAGGTTAAAGATATGCCTGGATCAGACATGGGAAAGTTCACCAGAATAGTGCACTCAGGAAGGCAAGATCAGTTGATGGATGAGATTCCTACTTTTGTGGTTGATCCACTTCCTGAAGGCTTGGATAGG GGTTATGTTGTCATGAATAGACCATGGGCTTTTGTTCAGTGGCTGGAGAAAGCAGACATTGAGGAAGA ATATATTTTGATGGCAGAACCTGACCACATATTTGTAAATCCTTTGCCAAATTTGACTAATGGAAACCAACCAGCAGGGTATCCATTTTTCTATATAAAACCAgttaaacatgaaaaaatacTTAGGAAATTCTACCCTAAGGCGAATGGTCCTATTACTGCTATTGATCCCATTGGCAATTCTCCTGTAATCATTCAGAAG TCCTTGCTAGAGGAAATAGCTCCCACATGGGTGAATATTTCCTTGCAAATGAAAGATGATCCGGCAACTGACGAAACTTTTGGATGGGTACTTGAAAT GTATGCGTACGCTGTGGCATCAGCTTTGCACGGTGTACGGCATATTCTTCATGATAACTTCATGCTCCAG CCACCTTGGGACTTTGATGTTGAGAACAATTTTATAATCCATTATACTTATGCATGTGACTACAATTTAAAG GGTCTTGCATGTCTATCTTTGCTTGTTGCATAA